In Fibrobacter sp. UWH4, a single genomic region encodes these proteins:
- a CDS encoding A/G-specific adenine glycosylase: MSDLDAPRDPYAVWISETMLQQTQVSTVRDYFVRWMERFPDIETLAAAEESEVFRYWQGLGYYSRARNILKTAKIINQQKMDGSRRLRLQDDNKATMPTTRKELEALPGIGAYTAGAILSLAYHQQEAILDGNLVRIFSRLYALAFLPTESKDALKTYWDYAREIADSPKAYMHNEALMELGRTVCKIKNPDCASCPFQKVCRAALENRTAEFPPSKKHIQKDWHGTVLVIESSDHKILAIHGGQKFFKNQFTLPHFESPRNATAGIPAQAETYFNADLVTSVQCIGNFKHNITVHKMECDVLHIQLRSKAPVRNNSAKTAHEIQWVKREEAQEFFANSFCLKALALL, from the coding sequence TTGAGCGATTTGGATGCGCCGCGCGATCCGTATGCGGTATGGATTAGCGAGACTATGCTGCAGCAGACGCAGGTTTCTACCGTCCGCGACTATTTCGTAAGATGGATGGAGCGGTTTCCCGACATAGAAACGCTTGCCGCCGCCGAAGAAAGTGAAGTATTCCGCTACTGGCAAGGGCTAGGCTACTATAGCCGCGCAAGGAATATACTGAAAACGGCCAAGATAATCAATCAGCAAAAAATGGATGGATCCCGTCGCCTACGGCTCCAGGATGACAATAAGGCGACCATGCCTACGACCCGCAAGGAACTGGAAGCGTTGCCCGGTATCGGGGCATACACGGCAGGGGCGATTTTAAGCCTCGCCTACCACCAGCAAGAAGCGATTCTCGACGGAAACTTGGTACGCATTTTTTCGCGGCTTTACGCGCTCGCTTTTTTGCCGACGGAATCCAAGGACGCCCTAAAAACCTACTGGGATTACGCACGCGAAATCGCCGACTCGCCCAAGGCTTACATGCACAACGAAGCTTTGATGGAACTCGGCCGCACAGTCTGCAAAATCAAGAATCCCGATTGCGCAAGCTGCCCATTTCAAAAGGTCTGCCGAGCGGCTCTTGAAAATCGCACCGCCGAATTTCCGCCCAGCAAAAAGCACATTCAAAAGGACTGGCACGGAACCGTCCTCGTCATCGAAAGCAGCGACCACAAGATTCTGGCAATCCACGGTGGACAAAAATTCTTCAAGAACCAGTTCACGCTGCCGCATTTTGAATCGCCGCGAAACGCAACCGCAGGTATTCCCGCCCAGGCAGAAACCTACTTTAACGCAGACCTAGTGACAAGCGTTCAATGCATCGGGAACTTCAAGCACAACATCACGGTGCATAAAATGGAATGCGACGTTTTGCATATCCAGCTCAGAAGCAAGGCTCCCGTTCGCAATAATTCTGCAAAAACGGCGCATGAAATTCAGTGGGTCAAGCGAGAAGAAGCCCAAGAATTTTTTGCGAACAGCTTCTGCCTAAAGGCTCTAGCGCTACTTTAA
- a CDS encoding glycosyltransferase, with protein MPTASNSTKLKATDVLDTRPAIFGRTVTSTFRKMFGFKHQPPGNLRTGMIPPIVFGSLFLNLPKLLKLRFYLKKERKQHPADDVRILFYSDNLDETNGIANNLRNVIPYMRAHGMNAFLAGNAFNTRPCGVVENGYCLLLPRMFSMEQLGYANSELAIPRVGPVLRLLKRYPVDLIEFETPSPGAWLVCFCAKVAGIKVFSHYRTDVPTYTKTLVKAKWMFHFVLWLMKIFYRMTRPVVSPCKDYANILTSQLKVPENQVQILPRGLPLEKFSQNLRGKGTWEKYSDSSARKVRFSFIGRISKEKNLEFLNGVWKKFAAKHDDVELMYVGYGWYLEEIKKFFEGDSSVHFAGEQGGETLAGLYADSDFFLFPSTTDTFGNVVVEAMSTGTPAIVSDYGGPHDIVMDEAAGRILPIDEDAWLNALEECRKLYLEEPDTYAKMRETAHERSLKYTMESSTKAQFEYFRKLKKEAYGI; from the coding sequence ATGCCGACTGCGTCAAATTCAACAAAGCTTAAAGCCACCGACGTTTTAGATACGCGTCCGGCTATCTTTGGACGCACCGTCACGAGCACCTTCCGAAAGATGTTCGGTTTCAAGCACCAGCCCCCCGGAAATTTGCGCACCGGCATGATTCCGCCGATCGTATTCGGGTCGCTGTTTCTTAATTTACCGAAACTCTTGAAGTTGCGATTCTATTTGAAAAAAGAACGCAAGCAACACCCTGCCGATGATGTGCGCATTCTTTTTTATTCCGACAACCTGGACGAAACCAACGGAATTGCAAACAACTTAAGAAACGTGATTCCCTACATGCGGGCTCACGGTATGAATGCTTTCCTCGCCGGAAACGCCTTCAACACGCGCCCCTGCGGCGTCGTGGAAAACGGCTACTGCCTTTTGCTTCCGCGTATGTTCAGCATGGAACAGCTGGGTTACGCCAACAGTGAATTGGCAATACCCCGCGTGGGTCCGGTGCTTCGCCTGCTCAAGCGCTATCCCGTCGACTTGATTGAATTCGAGACGCCGAGTCCTGGCGCATGGCTTGTCTGCTTCTGCGCGAAAGTCGCAGGCATCAAGGTATTCAGCCACTACCGCACCGACGTTCCGACTTACACCAAGACGCTCGTGAAAGCCAAGTGGATGTTCCACTTTGTGCTTTGGCTCATGAAGATTTTCTACCGCATGACACGCCCCGTGGTCAGCCCCTGCAAGGACTATGCGAACATTCTGACTTCGCAGCTAAAAGTGCCCGAAAACCAGGTGCAAATTTTGCCCCGCGGACTCCCGCTCGAAAAATTCTCGCAGAACCTACGCGGCAAGGGTACCTGGGAAAAGTACAGCGATAGCAGCGCGCGCAAGGTTCGTTTTTCGTTCATCGGGCGCATTTCCAAGGAAAAGAACCTGGAATTCTTGAACGGCGTCTGGAAAAAGTTTGCAGCCAAGCACGATGACGTAGAACTTATGTATGTGGGTTACGGCTGGTACCTCGAAGAAATCAAGAAATTTTTCGAAGGCGACAGCAGCGTGCATTTTGCAGGCGAACAGGGCGGCGAAACACTCGCAGGCCTTTACGCCGATTCCGACTTTTTCCTGTTCCCAAGCACAACGGATACCTTCGGGAACGTGGTCGTAGAAGCCATGTCCACCGGCACGCCCGCTATCGTCAGCGATTACGGCGGACCGCACGACATCGTGATGGACGAAGCCGCCGGCCGAATCTTGCCGATTGACGAAGACGCCTGGCTGAACGCCCTGGAAGAATGCCGCAAGCTGTACCTTGAAGAACCCGACACCTACGCCAAGATGCGCGAGACAGCCCACGAACGCAGCCTCAAGTACACTATGGAATCTTCCACCAAGGCCCAGTTCGAATACTTTAGGAAACTGAAAAAAGAAGCGTACGGGATTTAA
- the hisA gene encoding phosphoribosylformimino-5-aminoimidazole carboxamide ribotide isomerase, translated as MTKFRPCIDLHDGRVKQIVGSSLNDSGAGLKTNFETDRSPAWFAELYKKDGIRGGHVIMLGKGNTEAAKKALAAYPGGLQVGGGITAENAKEYLDAGASHVIVTSWIFPEGKLDRERLELLSKTVGKEHLVLDLSCKRVSSAKKKQFVPDDEIDDPDEARPRWKIATNRWQTLIDIEINKETLEDLSRYCDEFLIHAADVEGKQQGMDDELIMFLAEHSPIPCTYAGGAKSLEDLKHCKQISNGTIDLTIGSALDLFGGKGVKYADCVKFNKA; from the coding sequence ATGACAAAGTTTCGCCCCTGCATCGACCTGCACGACGGACGTGTAAAGCAGATTGTAGGCAGTTCGCTGAATGACAGCGGAGCTGGCCTCAAGACGAATTTCGAAACGGACCGTTCCCCCGCTTGGTTTGCGGAGCTCTACAAGAAAGACGGAATCAGGGGCGGCCACGTGATTATGCTCGGCAAGGGCAACACCGAAGCCGCGAAAAAAGCGCTCGCCGCCTATCCCGGCGGACTGCAAGTCGGCGGCGGCATCACTGCCGAGAACGCGAAAGAATATCTGGATGCAGGCGCATCTCATGTAATCGTGACAAGCTGGATTTTCCCTGAAGGCAAGCTCGACCGTGAGCGACTGGAATTGCTTTCCAAGACGGTCGGCAAGGAGCACCTGGTGCTTGACTTGAGCTGCAAGCGCGTGAGTTCCGCGAAGAAAAAGCAATTTGTCCCCGACGACGAAATCGACGATCCGGACGAAGCACGCCCCCGCTGGAAAATCGCCACGAACCGCTGGCAGACTTTGATAGACATCGAAATCAACAAGGAAACGCTCGAAGACCTTTCGCGTTACTGCGACGAATTCCTGATTCACGCTGCCGATGTCGAAGGAAAGCAGCAGGGCATGGACGATGAACTGATTATGTTCCTCGCCGAGCACAGCCCGATTCCTTGCACGTATGCGGGAGGCGCCAAGTCGCTTGAAGACCTCAAGCATTGCAAACAAATTTCTAACGGAACGATTGATCTCACCATCGGATCGGCCTTGGACCTGTTCGGTGGCAAAGGAGTGAAGTATGCCGACTGCGTCAAATTCAACAAAGCTTAA
- a CDS encoding GDP-mannose 4,6-dehydratase: MSILVTGGTGALGYHILSSLVGTTHDLYSFSDEQPQPWQKVEGVEYLNGDLLNFKHMQDVIQFVQPTHIYHLASQSSVGLSYKKPYETLNINLLGTQNLLEAVRQNCPKAKVMLLSSSEIYGRTDHQLTYLHKETDAPNPLTPYATSKACMELLGNQFKNAYGLHVVFARPFHFTGPHHSRRFVIPSITYQLVKIKYYGAEPTVYSGSLDISRDVIDVRDVARGMIQLLNQSEPGEAYNLCCGKSYTFRELTEMLVDIAGVSVDFRFDPGYERSNDIPLLIGNPEKAMSMGWKPMISIEDSLTDLFNEMVLRRRTELKLGMGQDLRL, translated from the coding sequence ATGAGTATTCTTGTAACAGGAGGAACGGGTGCCCTCGGGTACCACATTCTGTCGAGCCTTGTGGGAACCACCCACGATCTGTACAGCTTTAGCGACGAACAGCCGCAGCCCTGGCAGAAAGTCGAAGGCGTCGAATACCTGAATGGTGACTTGCTGAACTTCAAACACATGCAAGACGTGATTCAGTTCGTGCAGCCCACGCACATTTACCACCTGGCGAGCCAGTCGTCGGTGGGACTCAGCTACAAGAAACCTTACGAAACGCTGAACATCAACCTGCTCGGCACACAGAACTTGCTCGAAGCCGTGCGCCAGAATTGCCCCAAGGCAAAGGTGATGCTTTTAAGTTCTAGCGAAATTTACGGTCGCACCGACCACCAGCTCACCTATTTGCATAAAGAAACGGACGCCCCGAATCCGCTCACGCCCTATGCAACATCGAAAGCTTGCATGGAACTTCTGGGCAACCAGTTCAAGAACGCTTACGGATTGCACGTGGTTTTCGCGCGCCCCTTCCACTTTACGGGTCCGCACCACAGCCGCCGTTTCGTAATTCCTTCCATCACCTACCAGCTTGTCAAAATCAAGTATTACGGTGCGGAACCCACAGTCTATTCGGGCAGTCTCGACATTAGCCGCGACGTGATTGACGTGCGCGATGTGGCACGCGGCATGATCCAGCTTTTGAATCAGTCCGAACCGGGTGAAGCCTACAACCTTTGCTGCGGAAAATCCTACACGTTCCGCGAGCTTACCGAAATGCTCGTCGACATTGCCGGCGTGAGCGTCGACTTTCGTTTTGACCCCGGTTACGAACGCAGCAACGACATTCCGCTCCTGATCGGAAACCCAGAAAAGGCCATGAGCATGGGGTGGAAACCGATGATCAGCATCGAAGACAGCCTGACCGACTTGTTCAACGAAATGGTATTACGCCGCCGCACAGAACTCAAGCTCGGCATGGGACAGGATTTGAGACTCTAA
- the aroB gene encoding 3-dehydroquinate synthase yields MNKHIFFTGFMASGKTRTGRALAERLNRPYVDTDAVIVERAGKTISEIFEQDGEAKFREMERDVVAEFAKKETPHIISLGGGALTQPENLKVIRENGTIIRLWAKPEVLSERIGRKNTRPLLANLSDEERLEKIKVMLKEREKNYAHADFSVESSDEYTEDHVIERILYILNFWNSHALDVCPSSGGRYPIFIGKNIIPEAGVLLESLKLTPSHEFLVCTDTNIAKVQSQMIGELRGQAGRCPIFKFQAGEKNKTLHNLNQLFSFMLHRGYTRKSCLLQFSGGVVGDMAGFGAATYQRGIPFIQFPTTLLSMVDSSVGGKVAVNHPEGKNMIGAFYQPKAVVCDLAVLSTLPETEYLAGLAEIVKYGVIYDEEFFRYMEQNVEKIKAHDLDVLKHLIYRSCAIKAEVVGIDEKEAGLRAILNYGHTFGHAIENLTHYSMFTHGIAVSLGMRVAARAAVLLGKISAEEEARQNKLLDDLGFPKKYDIDVEAAWDAMAVDKKAEKGKRVYILPTKIGAVEKVVNIDKDIITQSWGAIK; encoded by the coding sequence ATGAACAAGCACATCTTTTTCACCGGATTCATGGCAAGTGGAAAAACCCGCACCGGACGCGCCCTGGCAGAACGGTTAAACCGCCCCTACGTGGATACCGACGCCGTTATCGTCGAACGCGCGGGTAAAACCATCAGCGAAATCTTTGAACAGGACGGCGAAGCCAAGTTCCGCGAAATGGAACGCGACGTAGTTGCCGAATTTGCAAAGAAAGAAACCCCGCACATCATTTCTTTAGGCGGTGGCGCACTCACGCAGCCGGAAAACCTCAAGGTCATCCGCGAAAACGGCACCATCATTCGTCTGTGGGCAAAGCCCGAAGTGCTTTCGGAACGCATTGGCCGCAAGAACACGCGCCCGTTGCTTGCAAACCTTAGCGACGAAGAACGTCTCGAAAAAATCAAGGTGATGCTCAAGGAACGCGAAAAGAATTATGCCCACGCCGATTTCAGCGTGGAAAGTTCCGACGAATACACCGAAGACCACGTGATCGAACGCATCCTGTACATCCTGAATTTCTGGAACAGCCATGCACTGGACGTTTGTCCGAGCAGCGGCGGACGCTACCCCATTTTTATCGGCAAGAACATTATTCCCGAAGCGGGCGTTTTGCTTGAAAGCCTCAAGCTCACGCCGAGCCACGAATTTCTGGTTTGCACCGACACGAACATTGCCAAAGTACAAAGCCAGATGATTGGCGAACTGAGAGGCCAGGCCGGGCGTTGCCCGATTTTCAAGTTCCAGGCCGGCGAAAAGAACAAGACGCTTCACAACCTGAACCAGCTGTTCAGCTTTATGCTCCACCGCGGCTACACCCGCAAGAGTTGCCTGTTGCAGTTTAGCGGCGGCGTGGTCGGCGATATGGCAGGTTTCGGTGCAGCCACCTACCAGCGCGGCATTCCGTTTATCCAGTTCCCGACAACGCTCCTTAGCATGGTGGACAGTTCCGTGGGCGGAAAGGTTGCCGTGAACCACCCCGAAGGCAAGAACATGATTGGTGCATTCTACCAGCCCAAGGCTGTGGTCTGCGACCTCGCGGTACTCAGCACCTTGCCCGAAACGGAATACCTGGCAGGCCTTGCCGAAATCGTGAAGTACGGCGTGATTTACGACGAAGAATTCTTCCGCTATATGGAACAGAATGTCGAAAAAATCAAGGCTCACGACCTCGACGTTTTGAAGCACCTGATTTACCGCAGCTGCGCCATCAAGGCCGAAGTCGTCGGCATCGACGAAAAGGAAGCGGGACTCCGTGCTATTTTGAATTACGGGCATACCTTCGGGCATGCTATCGAAAACTTGACGCACTACAGCATGTTCACCCACGGCATCGCCGTGTCGCTTGGCATGCGCGTGGCCGCCCGCGCGGCAGTTCTCCTCGGCAAAATCAGCGCCGAAGAAGAAGCTCGTCAGAACAAACTCTTGGACGACCTCGGATTCCCGAAGAAATACGATATCGACGTAGAAGCCGCATGGGACGCCATGGCTGTTGACAAGAAGGCAGAAAAGGGCAAACGTGTTTACATCCTTCCCACGAAGATTGGAGCCGTGGAAAAGGTCGTGAACATCGACAAAGACATCATTACTCAAAGCTGGGGAGCGATTAAATGA
- the aroE gene encoding shikimate dehydrogenase — MSQLKLNGKTETLCIFGHPVGHSKSPLMHNALFEALGINAAYLPYAPEPENLADAIKGFRAMKFRGANVTIPYKTPVMDLVDELSDISKFTGSVNTLYWKDGVVGGSLCGTTTDPYGCIRNLQESGVEPSNKKVALLGNGGAAKAIAYTLAEMQNQLTIVCRNREKGAALADSLNQFFNGKAPQVQVATFDEFPTVSKDIEIIINATSVGMTPNEDQSPLTEESLHQGQAVMDIVYTPPMTKLLKTALAKGCKVVTGEGMLVHQGIESFRKWFPEETKNKTNDELAQIMRKGMQG, encoded by the coding sequence TTGAGCCAGTTAAAATTGAATGGAAAGACCGAGACGCTTTGCATTTTCGGTCATCCTGTTGGTCATAGCAAGTCGCCTTTGATGCACAATGCCCTTTTTGAAGCATTAGGCATCAATGCGGCCTATTTACCCTACGCCCCGGAGCCCGAAAACCTGGCCGATGCCATCAAGGGTTTTAGAGCCATGAAGTTCCGCGGGGCAAATGTCACGATTCCCTACAAGACCCCCGTGATGGACCTTGTGGACGAACTTTCGGACATTTCGAAGTTTACCGGCAGCGTCAATACGCTGTACTGGAAAGACGGCGTTGTCGGAGGCTCCTTATGCGGCACGACAACTGACCCCTACGGATGCATCCGCAATCTGCAGGAATCGGGTGTAGAACCTTCGAACAAGAAGGTCGCCCTGCTCGGGAACGGAGGAGCAGCCAAGGCAATCGCCTACACGCTCGCCGAAATGCAGAACCAGCTCACCATCGTGTGCCGCAACCGCGAAAAAGGGGCCGCACTCGCCGACAGCCTGAACCAGTTCTTTAACGGCAAGGCTCCCCAGGTCCAAGTCGCCACGTTCGATGAATTTCCGACCGTATCCAAGGATATCGAAATCATCATCAATGCAACCTCCGTGGGTATGACTCCAAACGAAGACCAGTCTCCCCTGACCGAAGAATCCTTGCACCAAGGCCAGGCCGTGATGGATATCGTGTACACGCCGCCCATGACCAAGCTGTTAAAAACGGCCCTGGCAAAAGGCTGCAAAGTCGTGACCGGCGAAGGAATGCTGGTGCACCAGGGCATCGAAAGCTTTAGAAAGTGGTTCCCCGAAGAAACTAAAAACAAGACGAACGACGAACTCGCACAGATTATGCGCAAAGGAATGCAGGGTTAA
- a CDS encoding PD-(D/E)XK nuclease family transposase, with translation MKTANNRGVDPILELLGLAHLYRGRRPLVWIPDLYPKPVSTPLKTDEQRETKSNSLREKVSAYGVGSRDPGKTGDSASSSAEVDLSEYFVDTREDGPYASLLTDETFKKAFSPDTEQGKCNLLNLLNDMLEGQIPHRIIDVYSQQLEQNESGSKESRTSIFDLHCRDEVGDFIEIEVQIRKKTNFLKRLAFYSGQMIVKQGIPGDEWNYDVKPTYVIAITKHRVFDDDRAIHRAGIVDYATNKPIVDSVNFTVVELPKVGRIIRENDAEAAKWMFALKYLNRIKRLPPALNEGKFKGLLLSAKVARFNKEELERYRYTMKMEWDDYAEWTALVEDHPEYLKEAEQKAVDARDSEIAQMLDDGMTLEKLREYLRK, from the coding sequence ATGAAAACTGCAAATAATCGAGGCGTTGACCCCATTCTCGAACTTCTCGGCCTTGCACACCTGTATCGTGGCAGGCGTCCGCTTGTTTGGATTCCGGATCTGTACCCAAAGCCGGTATCTACACCTCTAAAAACCGATGAACAGCGCGAAACGAAGTCGAATTCTTTACGTGAAAAGGTTTCTGCGTATGGGGTGGGATCAAGGGATCCCGGTAAAACGGGGGATTCGGCTAGCAGTTCCGCCGAAGTCGATCTCTCGGAATATTTCGTTGACACCAGGGAGGATGGCCCCTACGCGAGCCTCTTGACTGATGAAACCTTCAAAAAGGCGTTTTCCCCCGATACGGAGCAGGGCAAGTGCAACCTTCTCAACTTGCTGAACGATATGCTCGAAGGGCAGATTCCGCACCGCATTATTGACGTGTATTCGCAGCAGCTTGAGCAGAACGAATCCGGCAGCAAGGAGTCCAGGACTTCCATTTTTGACCTGCATTGTCGCGACGAGGTGGGGGATTTTATCGAAATCGAGGTGCAGATCCGTAAAAAGACGAACTTCTTGAAGCGCCTTGCTTTCTATTCGGGGCAGATGATTGTAAAGCAGGGGATTCCTGGTGACGAGTGGAATTACGATGTCAAGCCGACTTACGTCATTGCGATTACGAAGCACAGGGTGTTCGATGATGACCGCGCTATCCACCGTGCGGGTATCGTGGATTATGCGACTAACAAGCCGATTGTCGATAGTGTCAACTTTACGGTGGTTGAGTTGCCGAAGGTCGGGCGGATAATCCGCGAGAACGATGCCGAGGCTGCAAAATGGATGTTTGCTCTCAAGTACCTGAACCGTATCAAGCGCCTACCTCCCGCCTTGAACGAGGGAAAGTTCAAAGGGTTGCTTCTTTCTGCAAAAGTAGCTAGATTCAATAAGGAAGAACTAGAAAGGTACAGGTATACTATGAAAATGGAATGGGACGATTATGCGGAATGGACTGCCCTTGTCGAGGACCACCCAGAGTACTTGAAAGAGGCTGAGCAAAAGGCCGTTGACGCTCGTGATAGTGAAATAGCGCAAATGCTTGATGACGGAATGACTCTGGAAAAGTTGCGGGAGTACTTGCGTAAATAG
- a CDS encoding DNA repair helicase XPB produces the protein MNPNGAIIVQSNMEIMVEVDAPTYEAARDAIAPFTELVKSPEHLHTYKISPLSLWNAASTGLRAPEVLERLESQSRFPIPETVVTEVQDYMDRYGLLRLKKEGDKLIVESDDKYMFTEICHLKEVEPFILQFIDDLHAEVDPERRGHLKMALTNAGFPVEDLAGYTVGDPLPIHLRETTVGGKPFALRDYQKEAAQVFYASGSEKGGSGVIVLPCGSGKTVIGLATMALVQTKTLVLTPNISASRQWIREICDKTDLTLDQVKEYSGEVKEIGPVTVATYQILTQRKRAKKADEKADADIGDLTEEEVKKELANFPLFSQEKWGLMIYDEVHLLPAPVFRLSTEMQATRRLGLTATLVREDHKETEVFSLIGPKKYDIPWRILEAQGWIATADCNEIRIPMEAELKMKYALAPVREKITLASTNPEKTDIVERLLKYFDKPDDRVLIIGQYIDQLEALSEDLQIPLITGKTPNKDREKLYAAFRNGTQKNLMVSKVGNFAIDLPDANVLIQISGTFGSRQEEAQRLGRVLRPKSDGGAAHFYSIVTQDSKEQEFAMNRQLFLTEQGYAYKIIKRGDWDILARTPEELAARK, from the coding sequence ATGAATCCGAATGGCGCCATTATTGTTCAGAGTAATATGGAAATTATGGTGGAAGTTGATGCTCCCACCTACGAAGCTGCCCGCGACGCGATTGCCCCTTTCACCGAACTGGTCAAGAGCCCCGAGCATTTGCATACCTACAAGATTAGTCCCCTCAGCCTGTGGAACGCCGCTTCGACGGGCCTTCGTGCACCGGAAGTTCTGGAACGTCTCGAAAGCCAGAGCCGCTTCCCGATTCCTGAAACCGTCGTTACGGAAGTTCAGGACTACATGGACCGTTACGGTCTGTTGCGTCTTAAGAAAGAAGGCGACAAGCTGATTGTCGAATCCGATGACAAGTACATGTTCACCGAAATCTGCCACCTCAAGGAGGTGGAACCGTTCATTCTTCAGTTTATCGACGACTTGCACGCCGAAGTGGACCCGGAACGCCGCGGCCACTTGAAGATGGCCCTCACGAATGCGGGTTTCCCGGTGGAAGACTTGGCTGGTTATACCGTGGGCGATCCGCTCCCGATTCACTTGCGCGAAACGACGGTGGGCGGAAAGCCGTTTGCTCTCCGCGACTACCAGAAAGAAGCTGCCCAGGTGTTCTATGCGAGCGGTTCCGAAAAGGGCGGTTCGGGCGTGATTGTGCTGCCTTGCGGTTCGGGTAAGACGGTGATTGGCCTTGCCACGATGGCTTTGGTACAAACTAAGACCTTGGTTTTGACGCCGAACATTTCGGCTAGCCGTCAGTGGATTCGTGAAATTTGCGACAAGACGGACTTGACGCTCGACCAGGTAAAGGAATACTCCGGCGAAGTCAAGGAAATCGGCCCCGTGACGGTGGCGACCTACCAGATTTTGACGCAGCGCAAGCGTGCCAAGAAGGCCGACGAAAAAGCCGATGCCGATATCGGCGATTTGACCGAAGAAGAAGTCAAGAAGGAACTCGCGAACTTCCCGCTGTTCAGTCAGGAAAAGTGGGGCCTGATGATTTACGACGAAGTGCACTTGCTGCCGGCTCCGGTGTTCCGCCTGAGTACCGAAATGCAAGCCACTCGCCGCCTGGGCCTTACGGCAACGCTCGTGCGCGAAGACCACAAGGAAACCGAAGTGTTCAGCTTGATTGGCCCCAAGAAGTACGACATCCCGTGGCGTATTCTGGAAGCCCAGGGCTGGATTGCGACTGCCGACTGTAACGAAATCCGCATCCCGATGGAAGCGGAACTCAAGATGAAGTATGCGCTTGCGCCTGTCCGCGAAAAGATTACGCTGGCATCTACGAACCCCGAAAAGACGGACATCGTGGAACGCCTGCTCAAGTACTTCGACAAGCCCGATGACCGCGTGCTGATTATCGGCCAGTACATCGACCAGCTCGAAGCCCTTTCCGAAGATTTGCAGATTCCGCTGATTACGGGTAAGACGCCGAACAAGGACCGCGAAAAGCTTTATGCCGCCTTCCGTAACGGAACGCAGAAGAACTTGATGGTCTCGAAGGTGGGTAACTTCGCCATCGACTTGCCGGATGCCAACGTGCTCATCCAGATTTCGGGTACTTTCGGTAGCCGACAGGAAGAAGCCCAGCGTCTCGGTCGCGTGCTCCGCCCCAAGAGCGACGGCGGTGCAGCGCATTTCTACAGCATCGTGACGCAGGATTCCAAGGAACAGGAATTCGCCATGAACCGCCAGCTGTTCCTTACGGAACAAGGCTATGCTTATAAGATTATCAAAAGAGGAGACTGGGACATTCTCGCTAGAACTCCCGAAGAGTTAGCTGCTAGAAAATAA
- a CDS encoding tol-pal system YbgF family protein produces the protein MANESNTNNSEIKEFFVAHGSKVVAALVVVMVIVVGVVQFRDYRKASAAEQAELLGPGMTYLYASEKDSALVEFESKINSGKLSGVALAKAALYAGNIKYQSGDFDAAAVFFQKSLDNAGSVALVRSAAMHGLASVKIEKGDYSAAAGLLEKYISEFAKRTGDQEDRFQKDEPVDEVPMVADAMWKLTLVYEQLGAADKAKQTAERILTVYGDNQAYADKAKKFLAK, from the coding sequence ATGGCTAACGAATCGAATACCAACAATTCTGAAATTAAGGAATTTTTTGTCGCTCACGGCTCCAAGGTCGTTGCCGCCCTCGTGGTGGTGATGGTTATCGTGGTGGGTGTGGTGCAGTTCCGCGACTACCGCAAGGCTTCTGCCGCTGAACAGGCTGAACTCCTCGGTCCTGGCATGACTTATCTGTATGCAAGCGAAAAGGACAGTGCCTTGGTGGAATTCGAATCCAAGATCAATTCTGGCAAGCTTTCCGGCGTGGCTCTGGCCAAGGCCGCTCTCTATGCAGGCAACATCAAGTACCAGTCCGGTGACTTTGACGCCGCCGCAGTGTTCTTCCAGAAGAGCCTCGACAATGCCGGCTCCGTGGCCTTGGTCCGTTCGGCCGCCATGCACGGTCTTGCCTCCGTGAAGATTGAAAAGGGCGACTATTCCGCCGCTGCCGGTCTGTTGGAAAAGTACATCTCCGAATTTGCAAAGCGCACGGGTGACCAGGAAGACCGCTTCCAGAAGGACGAACCGGTGGACGAAGTTCCGATGGTGGCCGACGCCATGTGGAAACTCACTCTCGTTTACGAACAGCTCGGTGCTGCCGACAAGGCCAAGCAGACTGCTGAACGCATTCTCACGGTCTACGGTGACAACCAGGCGTACGCCGACAAGGCAAAGAAGTTCCTCGCTAAGTAA